Proteins encoded within one genomic window of Arachis ipaensis cultivar K30076 chromosome B08, Araip1.1, whole genome shotgun sequence:
- the LOC107612456 gene encoding TMV resistance protein N, which produces MASTSSSSSRSCKYDVFLSFRGEDTRSGFTSHLYAALTRKGITTFIDDNNLRKGDVISHELLTAIEHSMFAIIVLSPNYASSPWCLDELQKILECKDNLDQHIEVVFYGVEPSDVRHQKGTFGEAFRKHEHRFGLESDKVRTWRHALTQVAGFSGWTSKNQ; this is translated from the coding sequence ATGGCTTCCACCTCTTCTTCTTCGTCAAGATCATGCAAGTATGATGTGTTTCTCAGCTTCAGGGGTGAAGATACTCGTTCTGGATTCACTAGCCATCTCTATGCCGCCCTCACAAGGAAGGGAATCACTACCTTCATTGATGACAACAACCTTCGCAAAGGTGATGTTATTTCACATGAACTTCTCACAGCAATTGAACACTCTATGTTTGCAATCATTGTTCTCTCACCCAACTACGCTTCCTCCCCTTGGTGCTTGGACGAGCTCCAAAAGATTCTTGAATGCAAGGATAACTTGGATCAACACATCGAGGTGGTGTTCTACGGTGTGGAACCTTCTGATGTGAGGCACCAGAAAGGAACCTTCGGAGAAGCTTTCAGGAAACATGAACACAGATTCGGACTAGAAAGTGACAAGGTTAGAACATGGAGACATGCGTTAACACAAGTTGCCGGTTTCTCTGGTTGGACCTCCAAAAATCAGTAA